The following are encoded together in the Ovis canadensis isolate MfBH-ARS-UI-01 breed Bighorn chromosome 2, ARS-UI_OviCan_v2, whole genome shotgun sequence genome:
- the NHSL3 gene encoding NHS-like protein 3 isoform X1 has translation MAARASPAAPAADEPGGPGGPPRRKKSRSGASGLRRAFSWLRGKRRKKKAAGAEGAEPAAPRAKKADDKARKAKGSAKAESDKRLSVGPGQGPGSVVDDHQDNVFFPSGRPPHLEELHTQAQEGLRSLQHQEKQKLNKGAWDHGDTQSLQSSRTGPDDDSISFCSQTTSYTAESSTAEDALSIRSEMIQRKGSTFRPHDSFPKPSGKSGRRRRERRSTVLGLPQHVQKELGLRNEREPPGTPRPPGPRDAIRIPTVDGRPAGPAAGPGARVSLQALEAEAEAGAGAEAMLQRHIDRIYRDDMLFGRSTGARPPPLTRPMSLAVPGLTGGAGPPEPLSPAMSISPQATYLSKLIPHAVLPPTVDVVALGRCSLRTLSRCSLLSASPASVRSLGRFSSVSSPRPRSRHPSSSSDTWSHSQSSETIVSDGSTLSSKGGSEGRPEGSVANSSVAPPPQGGSGRGSPSGGSTAEASDTVSIRSGSQLSGRSVSLRKLKRPPPPPRRTHSLHQRSSAVPDGPLGLPPKPERKQQLQPPRPPTTGGSEGMAAPPCPPSSAGGWVSGLSPGGSRRPPRSPERTLSPSSGYSSQSGTPTLPPKGLAGAPASPGKAQPPKPERVTSLRSPGASVSSSLTSLCSSSSDPAPSDRSGPHMSTALGDRFVIPPHPKVAAPFSPPPSKPKSPNQAALAPAVVPGPVSTTAASSESPPTPQTSLTPPQACAASKDQSPPPSPPPSYHPPPPPTKKPEVVEGALFALETAEEPFEDPNWPPPPPPTPEEQDLSMADFPPPEEAFFSVASPEPAGPSPLPEASLSAVSFQNQPSGTPDPPPAPPAPPAAGSVAGLLAKAPRKEPVGCSKGGGLPREDASPPLVTPSLLQTVRLRSVGPPTVAPNPASGPSPPQKPLRRALSGRASPASAASLGLHAAVRLKASNLAVSTDPVGAQPNGPPEAEPRSPASTASFIFSKGTKKLQLERPVSPETQADLQRNLVAELRSISEQRPPQAPKKPPKAPPPVARKPSGGVPLPTSPSFPRAEPLTAPPTNGLPHAEDRTKEEVAENGSVLQLVGPEEQKLGPPTTDP, from the exons gctctgccaagGCTGAGAGCGACAAACGACTGAGTGTAGGGCCCGGCCAGGGGCCAGGGTCTGTAGTGGATGACCACCAGGACAATGTCTTCTTCCCCAGTGGGCGACCGCCCCACCTGGAAGAGTTACACACGCAGGCCCAGGAAGGGCTCCGTTCCCTCCAGCACCAAG aaaaacagaaactGAACAAGGGTGCCTGGGACCATGGAGACACCCAGAGCTTACAG TCTTCCCGCACTGGGCCAGATGATGATAGCATCTCCTTCTGCAGCCAGACCACGTCCTACACGGCTGAGAGCTCCACGgcagaggacgcgctctccatcCGCTCTGAGATGATCCAGCGCAAAG GCTCCACCTTCCGGCCCCACGACTCGTTTCCCAAACCATCTGGAAAGTCGGGGCGCCGGCGGCGGGAGCGGCGGAGCACGGTGCTAGGACTACCGCAGCACGTGCAAAAGGAACTCG GCCTGCGGAATGAACGTGAGCCACCAGGTACGCCTCGGCCTCCGGGTCCACGGGACGCTATACGCATTCCCACAGTGGATGGCCGTCCGGCAGGCCCGGCCGCAGGGCCGGGGGCCAGGGTGTCCCTGCAGGCGCTGGAGGCAGAGGCTGAagccggggccggggccgaggCCATGCTGCAGCGCCACATCGACCGCATCTACCGCGATGACATGCTCTTCGGCCGGTCCACGGGGGCGCGGCCCCCGCCGCTAACCCGGCCCATGTCCCTCGCAGTGCCCGGACTGACGGGAGGGGCCGGGCCTCCAGAACCCCTGAGCCCGGCCATGTCCATCTCGCCCCAGGCCACCTACTTGTCGAAGCTGATCCCACACGCCGTGCTGCCGCCCACGGTGGACGTGGTGGCCCTGGGCCGCTGCAGCTTGCGCACCCTGAGCCGCTGCAGCCTGCTCTCAGCCAGCCCGGCCTCTGTCCGCTCTCTGGGCCGTTTCTCCTCGGTCTCCAGCCCGCGACCCCGCAGCCGccacccttcctcctccagcGATACCTGGAGCCATTCTCAGTCCTCCGAGACCATCGTGTCTGATGGCTCCACCCTCTCCTCTAAGGGTGGCTCTGAGGGCCGGCCAGAGGGCTCCGTGGCCAACAGTAGCGTGGCGCCCCCTCCGCAGGGGGGCAGCGGGCGGGGCTCTCCCAGCGGGGGCAGCACCGCCGAAGCCTCGGACACTGTCAGCATTCGGAGCGGGAGCCAGTTGTCTGGCAGGAGCGTGTCGCTACGTAAGCTGAAGCGGCCCCCGCCGCCTCCCCGCCGGACCCACTCGCTCCATCAGCGCAGCTCGGCAGTCCCTGATGGGCCCTTGGGGCTGCCTCCCAAGCCCGAGCggaagcagcagctgcagccgcCCCGGCCGCCCACCACTGGAGGGTCTGAAGGGATGGCGGCCCCGCCCTGTCCACCCAGCTCGGCAGGCGGCTGGGTGTCTGGCTTGTCTCCAGGTGGCTCCCGGCGTCCCCCACGCTCCCCGGAACGGACACTCTCCCCCTCCAGTGGATACTCGAGCCAAAGTGGTACCCCTACCCTCCCCCCGAAGGGTCTAGCAGGGGCTCCTGCTTCCCCCGGCAAGGCCCAGCCCCCCAAACCAGAACGCGTCACTTCCCTTCGATCTCCTGGGGCCTCGGTCTCCTCCTCGCTCACGTCTCTGTGTTCCTCTTCCTCTGATCCAGCACCCTCAGACCGCTCTGGTCCTCACATGTCGACTGCCCTGGGCGACAGGTTTGTCATACCTCCTCACCCCAAGGtggctgcccccttctccccacctccctctaaGCCCAAGAGTCCAAACCAAGCTGCCCTTGCTCCTGCTGTAGTCCCGGGGCCGGTCTCTACCACTGCTGCCAGTTCTGAGTCCCCACCCACTCCCCAGACATCCCTGACCCCACCTCAGGCATGTGCTGCCTCCAAAGACCAGTCACCCCCTCCGTCCCCACCACCATCGtatcacccacccccaccccccactaaGAAGCCAGAGGTGGTTGAGGGGGCCTTGTTTGCCCTGGAGACCGCTGAGGAGCCCTTCGAAGATCCCAActggccccctcccccacctcctaccccagaGGAGCAGGACCTGTCCATGGCCGACTTCCCACCACCCGAGGAAGCCTTTTTCTCTGTGGCTAGCCCTGAGCCCGCAGGGCCTTCACCCCTCCCAGAGGCCTCCTTATCTGCTGTTTCCTTCCAGAACCAGCCCTCTGGTACCCCAGACCCTCCTCCAGCCCCGCCAGCCCCACCTGCTGCCGGCTCTGTCGCAGGGCTCCTGGCCAAGGCCCCTCGGAAGGAGCCGGTGGGCTGCAGCAAGGGTGGGGGCCTTCCCCGGGAGGATGCCAGCCCACCCCTGGTCACACCCTCACTCCTGCAGACGGTTCGGCTGCGCTCTGTGGGCCCTCCCACGGTGGCTCCAAATCCAGCATCGGGGCCATCGCCCCCCCAGAAGCCACTCCGAAGGGCCCTTTCAGGGAGGGCTAGCCCTGCATCTGCAGCATCCTTGGGGCTCCATGCGGCTGTTCGGCTCAAGGCCTCTAACCTGGCTGTCAGCACGGACCCTGTGGGTGCCCAGCCCAATGGACCACCTGAGGCAGAGCCACGATCCCCTGCCTCTACGGCCAGCTTCATCTTCTCCAAGGGCACTAAGAAGCTGCAGCTGGAGCGGCCTGTGTCCCCGGAGACCCAGGCTGACCTCCAGCGGAACCTGGTAGCTGAACTAAGGAGCATCTCAGAGCAACGGCCACCCCAGGCCCCAAAGAAGCCACCTAAGGCTCCCCCGCCCGTGGCTCGCAAGCCTTCTGGGGGCgttccccttcccacctcccccagctTTCCTCGGGCTGAGCCCCTTACTGCGCCTCCCACCAACGGGCTCCCCCATGCCGAGGACAGGACTaaggaggaggtggcagagaaTGGAAGTGTCCTGCAGCTGGTGGGCCCTGAGGAGCAGAAGCTGGGCCCACCCACTACAG ACCCATAG
- the NHSL3 gene encoding NHS-like protein 3 isoform X3, whose amino-acid sequence MAARASPAAPAADEPGGPGGPPRRKKSRSGASGLRRAFSWLRGKRRKKKAAGAEGAEPAAPRAKKADDKARKAKGKGRGSAKAESDKRLSVGPGQGPGSVVDDHQDNVFFPSGRPPHLEELHTQAQEGLRSLQHQEKQKLNKGAWDHGDTQSLQSSRTGPDDDSISFCSQTTSYTAESSTAEDALSIRSEMIQRKGSTFRPHDSFPKPSGKSGRRRRERRSTVLGLPQHVQKELGLRNEREPPGTPRPPGPRDAIRIPTVDGRPAGPAAGPGARVSLQALEAEAEAGAGAEAMLQRHIDRIYRDDMLFGRSTGARPPPLTRPMSLAVPGLTGGAGPPEPLSPAMSISPQATYLSKLIPHAVLPPTVDVVALGRCSLRTLSRCSLLSASPASVRSLGRFSSVSSPRPRSRHPSSSSDTWSHSQSSETIVSDGSTLSSKGGSEGRPEGSVANSSVAPPPQGGSGRGSPSGGSTAEASDTVSIRSGSQLSGRSVSLRKLKRPPPPPRRTHSLHQRSSAVPDGPLGLPPKPERKQQLQPPRPPTTGGSEGMAAPPCPPSSAGGWVSGLSPGGSRRPPRSPERTLSPSSGYSSQSGTPTLPPKGLAGAPASPGKAQPPKPERVTSLRSPGASVSSSLTSLCSSSSDPAPSDRSGPHMSTALGDRFVIPPHPKVAAPFSPPPSKPKSPNQAALAPAVVPGPVSTTAASSESPPTPQTSLTPPQACAASKDQSPPPSPPPSYHPPPPPTKKPEVVEGALFALETAEEPFEDPNWPPPPPPTPEEQDLSMADFPPPEEAFFSVASPEPAGPSPLPEASLSAVSFQNQPSGTPDPPPAPPAPPAAGSVAGLLAKAPRKEPVGCSKGGGLPREDASPPLVTPSLLQTVRLRSVGPPTVAPNPASGPSPPQKPLRRALSGRASPASAASLGLHAAVRLKASNLAVSTDPVGAQPNGPPEAEPRSPASTASFIFSKGTKKLQLERPVSPETQADLQRNLVAELRSISEQRPPQAPKKPPKAPPPVARKPSGGVPLPTSPSFPRAEPLTAPPTNGLPHAEDRTKEEVAENGSVLQLVGPEEQKLGPPTTDP is encoded by the exons gctctgccaagGCTGAGAGCGACAAACGACTGAGTGTAGGGCCCGGCCAGGGGCCAGGGTCTGTAGTGGATGACCACCAGGACAATGTCTTCTTCCCCAGTGGGCGACCGCCCCACCTGGAAGAGTTACACACGCAGGCCCAGGAAGGGCTCCGTTCCCTCCAGCACCAAG aaaaacagaaactGAACAAGGGTGCCTGGGACCATGGAGACACCCAGAGCTTACAG TCTTCCCGCACTGGGCCAGATGATGATAGCATCTCCTTCTGCAGCCAGACCACGTCCTACACGGCTGAGAGCTCCACGgcagaggacgcgctctccatcCGCTCTGAGATGATCCAGCGCAAAG GCTCCACCTTCCGGCCCCACGACTCGTTTCCCAAACCATCTGGAAAGTCGGGGCGCCGGCGGCGGGAGCGGCGGAGCACGGTGCTAGGACTACCGCAGCACGTGCAAAAGGAACTCG GCCTGCGGAATGAACGTGAGCCACCAGGTACGCCTCGGCCTCCGGGTCCACGGGACGCTATACGCATTCCCACAGTGGATGGCCGTCCGGCAGGCCCGGCCGCAGGGCCGGGGGCCAGGGTGTCCCTGCAGGCGCTGGAGGCAGAGGCTGAagccggggccggggccgaggCCATGCTGCAGCGCCACATCGACCGCATCTACCGCGATGACATGCTCTTCGGCCGGTCCACGGGGGCGCGGCCCCCGCCGCTAACCCGGCCCATGTCCCTCGCAGTGCCCGGACTGACGGGAGGGGCCGGGCCTCCAGAACCCCTGAGCCCGGCCATGTCCATCTCGCCCCAGGCCACCTACTTGTCGAAGCTGATCCCACACGCCGTGCTGCCGCCCACGGTGGACGTGGTGGCCCTGGGCCGCTGCAGCTTGCGCACCCTGAGCCGCTGCAGCCTGCTCTCAGCCAGCCCGGCCTCTGTCCGCTCTCTGGGCCGTTTCTCCTCGGTCTCCAGCCCGCGACCCCGCAGCCGccacccttcctcctccagcGATACCTGGAGCCATTCTCAGTCCTCCGAGACCATCGTGTCTGATGGCTCCACCCTCTCCTCTAAGGGTGGCTCTGAGGGCCGGCCAGAGGGCTCCGTGGCCAACAGTAGCGTGGCGCCCCCTCCGCAGGGGGGCAGCGGGCGGGGCTCTCCCAGCGGGGGCAGCACCGCCGAAGCCTCGGACACTGTCAGCATTCGGAGCGGGAGCCAGTTGTCTGGCAGGAGCGTGTCGCTACGTAAGCTGAAGCGGCCCCCGCCGCCTCCCCGCCGGACCCACTCGCTCCATCAGCGCAGCTCGGCAGTCCCTGATGGGCCCTTGGGGCTGCCTCCCAAGCCCGAGCggaagcagcagctgcagccgcCCCGGCCGCCCACCACTGGAGGGTCTGAAGGGATGGCGGCCCCGCCCTGTCCACCCAGCTCGGCAGGCGGCTGGGTGTCTGGCTTGTCTCCAGGTGGCTCCCGGCGTCCCCCACGCTCCCCGGAACGGACACTCTCCCCCTCCAGTGGATACTCGAGCCAAAGTGGTACCCCTACCCTCCCCCCGAAGGGTCTAGCAGGGGCTCCTGCTTCCCCCGGCAAGGCCCAGCCCCCCAAACCAGAACGCGTCACTTCCCTTCGATCTCCTGGGGCCTCGGTCTCCTCCTCGCTCACGTCTCTGTGTTCCTCTTCCTCTGATCCAGCACCCTCAGACCGCTCTGGTCCTCACATGTCGACTGCCCTGGGCGACAGGTTTGTCATACCTCCTCACCCCAAGGtggctgcccccttctccccacctccctctaaGCCCAAGAGTCCAAACCAAGCTGCCCTTGCTCCTGCTGTAGTCCCGGGGCCGGTCTCTACCACTGCTGCCAGTTCTGAGTCCCCACCCACTCCCCAGACATCCCTGACCCCACCTCAGGCATGTGCTGCCTCCAAAGACCAGTCACCCCCTCCGTCCCCACCACCATCGtatcacccacccccaccccccactaaGAAGCCAGAGGTGGTTGAGGGGGCCTTGTTTGCCCTGGAGACCGCTGAGGAGCCCTTCGAAGATCCCAActggccccctcccccacctcctaccccagaGGAGCAGGACCTGTCCATGGCCGACTTCCCACCACCCGAGGAAGCCTTTTTCTCTGTGGCTAGCCCTGAGCCCGCAGGGCCTTCACCCCTCCCAGAGGCCTCCTTATCTGCTGTTTCCTTCCAGAACCAGCCCTCTGGTACCCCAGACCCTCCTCCAGCCCCGCCAGCCCCACCTGCTGCCGGCTCTGTCGCAGGGCTCCTGGCCAAGGCCCCTCGGAAGGAGCCGGTGGGCTGCAGCAAGGGTGGGGGCCTTCCCCGGGAGGATGCCAGCCCACCCCTGGTCACACCCTCACTCCTGCAGACGGTTCGGCTGCGCTCTGTGGGCCCTCCCACGGTGGCTCCAAATCCAGCATCGGGGCCATCGCCCCCCCAGAAGCCACTCCGAAGGGCCCTTTCAGGGAGGGCTAGCCCTGCATCTGCAGCATCCTTGGGGCTCCATGCGGCTGTTCGGCTCAAGGCCTCTAACCTGGCTGTCAGCACGGACCCTGTGGGTGCCCAGCCCAATGGACCACCTGAGGCAGAGCCACGATCCCCTGCCTCTACGGCCAGCTTCATCTTCTCCAAGGGCACTAAGAAGCTGCAGCTGGAGCGGCCTGTGTCCCCGGAGACCCAGGCTGACCTCCAGCGGAACCTGGTAGCTGAACTAAGGAGCATCTCAGAGCAACGGCCACCCCAGGCCCCAAAGAAGCCACCTAAGGCTCCCCCGCCCGTGGCTCGCAAGCCTTCTGGGGGCgttccccttcccacctcccccagctTTCCTCGGGCTGAGCCCCTTACTGCGCCTCCCACCAACGGGCTCCCCCATGCCGAGGACAGGACTaaggaggaggtggcagagaaTGGAAGTGTCCTGCAGCTGGTGGGCCCTGAGGAGCAGAAGCTGGGCCCACCCACTACAG ACCCATAG
- the NHSL3 gene encoding NHS-like protein 3 isoform X4 — MGNSHHKRKAPSGPRARSFWRFGRSAKRPAGSAKAESDKRLSVGPGQGPGSVVDDHQDNVFFPSGRPPHLEELHTQAQEGLRSLQHQEKQKLNKGAWDHGDTQSLQSSRTGPDDDSISFCSQTTSYTAESSTAEDALSIRSEMIQRKGSTFRPHDSFPKPSGKSGRRRRERRSTVLGLPQHVQKELGLRNEREPPGTPRPPGPRDAIRIPTVDGRPAGPAAGPGARVSLQALEAEAEAGAGAEAMLQRHIDRIYRDDMLFGRSTGARPPPLTRPMSLAVPGLTGGAGPPEPLSPAMSISPQATYLSKLIPHAVLPPTVDVVALGRCSLRTLSRCSLLSASPASVRSLGRFSSVSSPRPRSRHPSSSSDTWSHSQSSETIVSDGSTLSSKGGSEGRPEGSVANSSVAPPPQGGSGRGSPSGGSTAEASDTVSIRSGSQLSGRSVSLRKLKRPPPPPRRTHSLHQRSSAVPDGPLGLPPKPERKQQLQPPRPPTTGGSEGMAAPPCPPSSAGGWVSGLSPGGSRRPPRSPERTLSPSSGYSSQSGTPTLPPKGLAGAPASPGKAQPPKPERVTSLRSPGASVSSSLTSLCSSSSDPAPSDRSGPHMSTALGDRFVIPPHPKVAAPFSPPPSKPKSPNQAALAPAVVPGPVSTTAASSESPPTPQTSLTPPQACAASKDQSPPPSPPPSYHPPPPPTKKPEVVEGALFALETAEEPFEDPNWPPPPPPTPEEQDLSMADFPPPEEAFFSVASPEPAGPSPLPEASLSAVSFQNQPSGTPDPPPAPPAPPAAGSVAGLLAKAPRKEPVGCSKGGGLPREDASPPLVTPSLLQTVRLRSVGPPTVAPNPASGPSPPQKPLRRALSGRASPASAASLGLHAAVRLKASNLAVSTDPVGAQPNGPPEAEPRSPASTASFIFSKGTKKLQLERPVSPETQADLQRNLVAELRSISEQRPPQAPKKPPKAPPPVARKPSGGVPLPTSPSFPRAEPLTAPPTNGLPHAEDRTKEEVAENGSVLQLVGPEEQKLGPPTTDP; from the exons gctctgccaagGCTGAGAGCGACAAACGACTGAGTGTAGGGCCCGGCCAGGGGCCAGGGTCTGTAGTGGATGACCACCAGGACAATGTCTTCTTCCCCAGTGGGCGACCGCCCCACCTGGAAGAGTTACACACGCAGGCCCAGGAAGGGCTCCGTTCCCTCCAGCACCAAG aaaaacagaaactGAACAAGGGTGCCTGGGACCATGGAGACACCCAGAGCTTACAG TCTTCCCGCACTGGGCCAGATGATGATAGCATCTCCTTCTGCAGCCAGACCACGTCCTACACGGCTGAGAGCTCCACGgcagaggacgcgctctccatcCGCTCTGAGATGATCCAGCGCAAAG GCTCCACCTTCCGGCCCCACGACTCGTTTCCCAAACCATCTGGAAAGTCGGGGCGCCGGCGGCGGGAGCGGCGGAGCACGGTGCTAGGACTACCGCAGCACGTGCAAAAGGAACTCG GCCTGCGGAATGAACGTGAGCCACCAGGTACGCCTCGGCCTCCGGGTCCACGGGACGCTATACGCATTCCCACAGTGGATGGCCGTCCGGCAGGCCCGGCCGCAGGGCCGGGGGCCAGGGTGTCCCTGCAGGCGCTGGAGGCAGAGGCTGAagccggggccggggccgaggCCATGCTGCAGCGCCACATCGACCGCATCTACCGCGATGACATGCTCTTCGGCCGGTCCACGGGGGCGCGGCCCCCGCCGCTAACCCGGCCCATGTCCCTCGCAGTGCCCGGACTGACGGGAGGGGCCGGGCCTCCAGAACCCCTGAGCCCGGCCATGTCCATCTCGCCCCAGGCCACCTACTTGTCGAAGCTGATCCCACACGCCGTGCTGCCGCCCACGGTGGACGTGGTGGCCCTGGGCCGCTGCAGCTTGCGCACCCTGAGCCGCTGCAGCCTGCTCTCAGCCAGCCCGGCCTCTGTCCGCTCTCTGGGCCGTTTCTCCTCGGTCTCCAGCCCGCGACCCCGCAGCCGccacccttcctcctccagcGATACCTGGAGCCATTCTCAGTCCTCCGAGACCATCGTGTCTGATGGCTCCACCCTCTCCTCTAAGGGTGGCTCTGAGGGCCGGCCAGAGGGCTCCGTGGCCAACAGTAGCGTGGCGCCCCCTCCGCAGGGGGGCAGCGGGCGGGGCTCTCCCAGCGGGGGCAGCACCGCCGAAGCCTCGGACACTGTCAGCATTCGGAGCGGGAGCCAGTTGTCTGGCAGGAGCGTGTCGCTACGTAAGCTGAAGCGGCCCCCGCCGCCTCCCCGCCGGACCCACTCGCTCCATCAGCGCAGCTCGGCAGTCCCTGATGGGCCCTTGGGGCTGCCTCCCAAGCCCGAGCggaagcagcagctgcagccgcCCCGGCCGCCCACCACTGGAGGGTCTGAAGGGATGGCGGCCCCGCCCTGTCCACCCAGCTCGGCAGGCGGCTGGGTGTCTGGCTTGTCTCCAGGTGGCTCCCGGCGTCCCCCACGCTCCCCGGAACGGACACTCTCCCCCTCCAGTGGATACTCGAGCCAAAGTGGTACCCCTACCCTCCCCCCGAAGGGTCTAGCAGGGGCTCCTGCTTCCCCCGGCAAGGCCCAGCCCCCCAAACCAGAACGCGTCACTTCCCTTCGATCTCCTGGGGCCTCGGTCTCCTCCTCGCTCACGTCTCTGTGTTCCTCTTCCTCTGATCCAGCACCCTCAGACCGCTCTGGTCCTCACATGTCGACTGCCCTGGGCGACAGGTTTGTCATACCTCCTCACCCCAAGGtggctgcccccttctccccacctccctctaaGCCCAAGAGTCCAAACCAAGCTGCCCTTGCTCCTGCTGTAGTCCCGGGGCCGGTCTCTACCACTGCTGCCAGTTCTGAGTCCCCACCCACTCCCCAGACATCCCTGACCCCACCTCAGGCATGTGCTGCCTCCAAAGACCAGTCACCCCCTCCGTCCCCACCACCATCGtatcacccacccccaccccccactaaGAAGCCAGAGGTGGTTGAGGGGGCCTTGTTTGCCCTGGAGACCGCTGAGGAGCCCTTCGAAGATCCCAActggccccctcccccacctcctaccccagaGGAGCAGGACCTGTCCATGGCCGACTTCCCACCACCCGAGGAAGCCTTTTTCTCTGTGGCTAGCCCTGAGCCCGCAGGGCCTTCACCCCTCCCAGAGGCCTCCTTATCTGCTGTTTCCTTCCAGAACCAGCCCTCTGGTACCCCAGACCCTCCTCCAGCCCCGCCAGCCCCACCTGCTGCCGGCTCTGTCGCAGGGCTCCTGGCCAAGGCCCCTCGGAAGGAGCCGGTGGGCTGCAGCAAGGGTGGGGGCCTTCCCCGGGAGGATGCCAGCCCACCCCTGGTCACACCCTCACTCCTGCAGACGGTTCGGCTGCGCTCTGTGGGCCCTCCCACGGTGGCTCCAAATCCAGCATCGGGGCCATCGCCCCCCCAGAAGCCACTCCGAAGGGCCCTTTCAGGGAGGGCTAGCCCTGCATCTGCAGCATCCTTGGGGCTCCATGCGGCTGTTCGGCTCAAGGCCTCTAACCTGGCTGTCAGCACGGACCCTGTGGGTGCCCAGCCCAATGGACCACCTGAGGCAGAGCCACGATCCCCTGCCTCTACGGCCAGCTTCATCTTCTCCAAGGGCACTAAGAAGCTGCAGCTGGAGCGGCCTGTGTCCCCGGAGACCCAGGCTGACCTCCAGCGGAACCTGGTAGCTGAACTAAGGAGCATCTCAGAGCAACGGCCACCCCAGGCCCCAAAGAAGCCACCTAAGGCTCCCCCGCCCGTGGCTCGCAAGCCTTCTGGGGGCgttccccttcccacctcccccagctTTCCTCGGGCTGAGCCCCTTACTGCGCCTCCCACCAACGGGCTCCCCCATGCCGAGGACAGGACTaaggaggaggtggcagagaaTGGAAGTGTCCTGCAGCTGGTGGGCCCTGAGGAGCAGAAGCTGGGCCCACCCACTACAG ACCCATAG